The region CCGCACAAGCACACTTCACCCTGGTTAATGAAGCTTGATTTTATAGTAGTTTCAATTGTTTCATCCAGATCTGCGTCAGCAAAAATAACGTTCGGATTTTTACCGCCAAGTTCAAATGACAGTTTTTTCAATGTTGGTGCTGCCGCCTGCATGATAGCAGTTCCAGTAACCGTTTCACCGGTAAAGGCAATTGCATCGACATCTTCATGGGATGACAGTGCAGCACCGGTATCACCAAAACCATGCACCATATTAACAACACCATCCGGTACACCGGCATCGGAACAAATTTGTGCCAGTACCGTTGCTGTCATTGGCGTTACTTCCGATGGCTTCATAACAGCTGTATTTCCTGCTGCCAGTGCCGGTGCCAATTTCCATGTCATCAGGAACAATGGCAGGTTCCATGGATTAATGAGTCCAACTACACCAACCGGCTTACGAACCGCATAGTGAATAGCGATATCATCCTGCTGGTAAGACTCAGTCCCAACTGTTGTCATATAGTCAGCAAAGAAATAGAAGTTATTTGCTGCCCGGTCAATATCCACACTATTGGAAAGCCACAGTGGTTTACCGGTATCCAATGTTTCCAATGTTGCCAACTCTTCTTGTCTTTCTTTAATCAAATCCCCGATTTTACGAAGAATGTTGGAGCGTTTTTTCAAGGGCATTTTTCCCCATTCGCCATTATAAGCTTTTCGTGCTGCCTTTACCGCCTGATCAACATCATCTGCGCTGCCGATCTGAACGTTTCCCAGCACTTCTTTTGTAGCAGGATTCGGGTTTTCAAAAGTTTTTCCATCACCTGACTGCACATATTTACCATTAATGTAATGGTTGCAATCAATTGGCTTTACGTTCGGTTTATTTTCAGTTGCTTGCATGAAAAATTCCTCCTTATAATTAGTTGGAAATGTAAAGATCATTTCCATTATTTAATTCCTTTGAAAGTTGTTTGATTAATCTTGCATCTTCAGTATACGACTGGGTAAAAAATAAAAAAAGGAAGCAGTTCCTCTATGCGGAACAAATACTAAAAAAATTTAATTTTTTATTGTATACTTGTTAAGTAAGCGACACCAATCATTGGTAAAACAACAATTCATTATAATTACAACAATTCCCGTATAGGGAACATTATGAATAGGGGAGGAAGCACCATGGCAAAAAAGAAAGGAGAACCACAGCTTCTTTCATCGGTAACAAATGCATTACGTATTTTAAAAAGTTTTTCCACGTTTGAGTCGACCAAAAAAGTCGGGGAACTCGCTGAATCATTGGGTCTGGCAA is a window of Virgibacillus ihumii DNA encoding:
- a CDS encoding aldehyde dehydrogenase: MQATENKPNVKPIDCNHYINGKYVQSGDGKTFENPNPATKEVLGNVQIGSADDVDQAVKAARKAYNGEWGKMPLKKRSNILRKIGDLIKERQEELATLETLDTGKPLWLSNSVDIDRAANNFYFFADYMTTVGTESYQQDDIAIHYAVRKPVGVVGLINPWNLPLFLMTWKLAPALAAGNTAVMKPSEVTPMTATVLAQICSDAGVPDGVVNMVHGFGDTGAALSSHEDVDAIAFTGETVTGTAIMQAAAPTLKKLSFELGGKNPNVIFADADLDETIETTIKSSFINQGEVCLCGARIYVERSIYDEFLKKFTARAKEMKVGDPFDPNTNVGALVSEEHYNKVLKYLDIAKEEGGNFLLGGNAVDADKGYFVEPTIITDLDKDSRCVREEIFGPVVTVAPFDTEEEVLEEVNDTPYGLSASVWTSDVKRAARVSAQIEAGMVWVNTWFLRDLRTPFGGMKQSGLGREGGAHSFDFYSELTNVTLKL